A genomic segment from Hyalangium minutum encodes:
- a CDS encoding sensor histidine kinase, producing MKDQEYTSWEAKTPPRPDALLLREPPLAELLDQPTFEEVVKGFAGLHGVGVQVLDSKGTRIAGAQGHGAPFCGHLSHAEGGEQCAARMPLGAGPAMAMLPCPEGLQYLVLPVRWEGVEVGRVLFGPLSPAELAQLPRDRVDVEKARSMESPVARAAAYFSRVLEALMVSGHRSWLASRIQQESAGEIGRELKARDERMAALDKRLREVDRLQSSFLGTVSHELRTPLASIIAYSELLAEGLTGPLNQEQVQCVQSITEMGRTLLDLITSILDISQLEAGKLRLAFAPVDAAEVVVGAVASVTPQARRKGLTLDVRFPELRQPRVLADKGRLQQVLVNLLANSVKFTSQGGVRIRLSDVGPQPELEDVQGYRIAVEDTGVGIREDHLDRIFNSFYQVDSSSTREFGGVGLGLAIVKRFTEGHGGKVLVQSVPGEGSIFTVVLPARPPQTGEGAVLVVPPLPEPDRF from the coding sequence ATGAAGGACCAGGAGTACACGTCTTGGGAAGCCAAGACACCGCCTCGCCCAGACGCTCTGCTGCTGCGCGAGCCGCCGCTGGCCGAGCTTCTGGATCAGCCCACCTTCGAGGAGGTGGTGAAGGGCTTCGCTGGCCTGCACGGCGTGGGCGTCCAGGTGCTCGACAGCAAGGGAACCCGGATTGCGGGCGCGCAGGGGCACGGTGCGCCCTTCTGCGGCCACCTCTCCCATGCGGAAGGCGGCGAGCAGTGCGCGGCACGCATGCCGCTCGGGGCGGGGCCGGCCATGGCCATGCTTCCCTGCCCGGAGGGCCTGCAGTACCTGGTGCTGCCTGTGCGCTGGGAGGGCGTCGAGGTGGGGCGTGTGCTCTTCGGTCCTCTCAGCCCGGCGGAGCTGGCGCAGCTGCCGAGGGACCGGGTGGACGTGGAGAAGGCGCGCTCCATGGAGTCTCCCGTGGCGCGCGCCGCCGCGTACTTCTCCCGGGTACTGGAGGCGCTGATGGTGTCCGGGCACCGCTCCTGGCTGGCCAGCCGCATCCAGCAGGAGTCGGCGGGTGAGATTGGCCGCGAGCTCAAGGCGCGGGACGAGCGCATGGCGGCGCTCGACAAGCGCCTGCGCGAGGTGGACCGGCTCCAGTCGAGCTTCCTCGGCACGGTGAGCCACGAGCTGCGCACGCCGCTGGCGTCGATCATCGCCTACTCGGAGCTGCTGGCCGAGGGCCTCACCGGCCCGCTCAACCAGGAGCAGGTGCAGTGCGTGCAATCCATCACCGAGATGGGCCGCACGCTGTTGGACTTGATCACCTCCATCCTGGACATCAGCCAGCTCGAGGCGGGCAAGCTGCGGCTGGCGTTCGCTCCGGTGGACGCGGCCGAGGTGGTGGTGGGCGCGGTGGCGAGCGTGACGCCGCAGGCCAGGCGCAAGGGGCTGACCCTGGATGTCCGGTTCCCCGAGCTGCGGCAGCCGCGCGTGCTGGCCGACAAGGGCCGGCTCCAGCAGGTGCTGGTGAACCTCCTGGCCAATTCGGTGAAGTTCACTTCGCAGGGCGGGGTGCGCATCCGGCTCTCCGATGTGGGGCCGCAGCCGGAGCTGGAGGATGTGCAGGGCTACCGCATCGCCGTCGAGGACACCGGCGTCGGCATCCGGGAAGACCACCTCGATCGCATCTTCAACTCCTTCTACCAGGTGGACTCCAGCTCGACGCGCGAGTTCGGCGGCGTGGGCCTGGGGCTCGCCATCGTGAAGCGCTTCACCGAGGGCCACGGCGGCAAGGTGCTGGTGCAGAGCGTGCCCGGCGAGGGCTCCATCTTCACGGTGGTGCTGCCCGCGCGTCCGCCCCAGACGGGCGAGGGGGCTGTGCTCGTCGTCCCGCCCCTGCCCGAGCCGGATCGCTTCTGA
- a CDS encoding GTP-binding protein translates to MQLNHAQRELTLKIVYYGPGLSGKTTNLRQLYARTRPEVRGRLLSVETRDDRTLFFDVLPVFFSSTTGYNVKVKLLTVPGQVIHVATRRIVLRAADAVAFVADSRRSATPENNRYWHSLREDMRENGLDPDRVPVVIQFNKRDLPDSRTDEELEVVRRRGREPVVGAVALRGEGVCETFHELMRAAWQRLDADANLGRNIGLGEEEFLGRIFSHLDLGGTTLQGRYGAEGVSGGGAA, encoded by the coding sequence TTGCAACTCAACCACGCCCAGCGCGAGCTCACGCTCAAGATCGTCTACTACGGGCCCGGGCTCAGTGGGAAGACAACCAACCTGCGCCAGCTCTACGCTCGGACGCGCCCCGAGGTGCGTGGCCGCCTGCTGTCCGTGGAGACGCGCGACGATCGCACGCTCTTCTTCGACGTGCTGCCCGTCTTCTTCTCCTCCACCACGGGCTACAACGTGAAGGTGAAGCTGCTGACCGTCCCGGGGCAGGTGATCCACGTCGCGACGCGCCGCATTGTGCTCCGGGCCGCGGATGCCGTGGCCTTCGTCGCCGACAGCCGCCGCAGCGCCACTCCGGAGAACAACCGCTACTGGCACAGCCTCCGGGAGGACATGCGCGAGAACGGGTTGGATCCAGACCGGGTGCCCGTGGTCATCCAGTTCAACAAGCGGGACCTGCCCGACTCCCGGACGGACGAGGAGCTGGAGGTGGTGCGCCGCCGAGGCCGGGAGCCGGTGGTAGGGGCCGTGGCCCTCCGGGGTGAAGGTGTCTGTGAGACGTTCCACGAGCTGATGCGGGCGGCCTGGCAGCGGCTTGACGCGGACGCGAACCTGGGCCGCAACATCGGCCTGGGCGAAGAGGAGTTCCTCGGTCGGATCTTCAGCCACTTGGACCTGGGCGGGACTACGCTCCAGGGCCGGTACGGAGCAGAGGGTGTTTCCGGAGGAGGTGCGGCATGA
- a CDS encoding GNAT family N-acetyltransferase, translated as MTMKQVDPGTEVSAMPVLDPSSLPNDLNSAVKVANPTDEDMSVLASLRANSDPWKSRGESQEESLKALTQLRPFTHVARVQNQLVGYITVERDGPVPGAAYMRNIVVRPDLRKHGLGTVLLNHAIQTARDMYRKTIALRVDPANGPAVSFYRKAGFTTVATVVSKKSGKLRLLMSREL; from the coding sequence ATGACGATGAAGCAGGTGGACCCAGGCACAGAGGTCAGCGCGATGCCGGTGCTGGATCCGAGCAGCCTGCCCAATGATTTGAACTCGGCGGTGAAGGTGGCGAACCCCACCGACGAGGACATGAGTGTCCTGGCGTCCTTGCGAGCCAACTCCGACCCGTGGAAGTCGCGGGGCGAGTCTCAGGAGGAGAGCCTGAAGGCACTCACGCAGCTGCGGCCCTTCACGCATGTGGCGCGCGTGCAGAACCAGCTCGTGGGCTACATCACCGTGGAGCGGGACGGCCCGGTGCCCGGCGCGGCGTACATGCGCAACATCGTGGTGAGGCCGGATCTGCGCAAGCACGGCCTGGGCACGGTGCTGCTCAACCACGCCATCCAGACGGCGCGCGACATGTACCGCAAGACGATTGCCCTGCGCGTGGATCCGGCCAACGGCCCGGCGGTGAGCTTCTACCGCAAGGCGGGCTTCACCACCGTGGCGACGGTGGTGTCCAAGAAGTCCGGCAAGCTGCGCTTGCTGATGTCTCGCGAGCTGTAA
- a CDS encoding type IV pilus twitching motility protein PilT has product MKPLAELLRYLSHPAITEIALTTGRCPMIKSVNGYEPVDSSVLTDEELNRTLLTMVGPARAASVTEKPMKWSVRAEGMATLAVVAVRRSEGLSMRVMRTGDATSSNPGRPLETTPAPGSGVNTAAASRIPETTPRPGTTSVPPAEPPPAEASAASAPPDPRDILPPTVAPLVPPPRRPSVTGLRVIKASSSGTQETSAPASAGALPNFPKTLSPLPPAPAALLPTPVQTVVPSSTTEMPTAPYSIPPQFGPDALPVVPPSSVAQASPSPKQAPMAFPPPATTERPPPPVPTPLPVDLAPPPSMEDSSIDISIQEPEPEQAEAPAQAPEPEKEEHTRQLQVRPQLPPRSRPDFWRDLPALMEEARRIGASDLHIVSGRPALFRVAGELKPDGEPLPPKRVEQMVLSQVPARLRAAFDRDGSCDFALQSEAQGRFRVNVCRQRSGLKGSFRLIPKDLPSLESLGLPVELIRATRYAHGLVFITGPSGHGKTSTLAALVEILNRETRRHILTVEDPVEFVHPRKRGLISQREVGTNTRSVASALKAALREDADVIVVGELRDAETVRLALTASETGRLVLCTMNTPNSAKTLRRIIDQFPASEQAQVRYTLGSHLRLIVSQRLVPSAAGGSLVAAAEVLPGSVGLSHLIHDDALSQLPALMQRAREQGAVRLEAALAELVRSRKTTLEIARDYAESPEVLEALVSGTAPELPPEPGSGGRKLAPLMDRKSA; this is encoded by the coding sequence ATGAAGCCCCTCGCGGAGCTGCTGCGCTACCTCTCGCACCCGGCGATCACCGAGATCGCCCTGACGACGGGGCGCTGCCCGATGATCAAGAGTGTCAACGGCTATGAGCCGGTGGACAGCTCTGTGCTGACGGACGAGGAGCTGAACCGGACGCTGCTGACGATGGTAGGGCCCGCGCGCGCGGCCTCGGTGACCGAGAAGCCGATGAAGTGGTCCGTGCGCGCCGAGGGCATGGCCACCCTGGCCGTGGTCGCGGTGCGCCGCAGCGAGGGCCTGAGCATGCGCGTGATGCGCACGGGCGACGCCACGAGCTCGAACCCGGGCAGGCCCTTGGAGACGACGCCCGCGCCGGGCTCGGGAGTCAATACCGCCGCGGCCTCGCGCATCCCCGAGACGACGCCCCGGCCTGGCACCACCTCCGTTCCGCCCGCCGAGCCGCCTCCAGCCGAGGCCTCCGCGGCCAGCGCCCCTCCGGACCCGCGCGACATCCTCCCGCCCACGGTGGCTCCGCTCGTTCCTCCTCCGCGCCGCCCGTCCGTGACAGGCCTGCGGGTGATCAAGGCGTCCTCTTCGGGGACACAGGAGACCTCGGCCCCGGCCTCCGCCGGAGCGCTGCCGAACTTCCCGAAGACGCTGTCGCCGCTGCCCCCGGCTCCGGCTGCGCTCCTGCCCACGCCGGTCCAGACCGTGGTGCCTTCCAGCACCACGGAGATGCCCACGGCGCCCTACTCCATCCCGCCTCAGTTCGGCCCGGATGCGCTCCCTGTCGTGCCGCCGTCCTCGGTGGCACAGGCGAGCCCCTCGCCGAAGCAGGCGCCCATGGCTTTCCCGCCGCCCGCCACCACCGAGCGGCCACCGCCCCCCGTTCCCACCCCGCTGCCCGTCGATCTGGCGCCGCCTCCTTCCATGGAGGACTCCTCGATCGACATCAGCATCCAGGAGCCCGAGCCGGAGCAGGCCGAGGCACCGGCGCAGGCCCCCGAGCCTGAGAAAGAGGAGCACACCCGCCAGCTCCAGGTCCGCCCGCAGCTGCCGCCGCGCTCCCGGCCCGACTTCTGGAGGGATTTGCCCGCACTGATGGAGGAGGCGCGGCGCATCGGCGCGAGCGACCTGCACATCGTCTCGGGGCGGCCCGCGCTGTTCCGGGTCGCGGGCGAACTCAAGCCGGACGGCGAGCCGCTGCCGCCGAAGCGGGTGGAGCAGATGGTGCTCTCCCAGGTGCCGGCCCGGCTGCGCGCCGCGTTCGACCGCGACGGGAGCTGTGACTTCGCGCTCCAGAGCGAGGCCCAGGGCCGCTTCCGCGTCAACGTCTGCCGGCAGCGCTCCGGGCTCAAGGGCTCGTTCCGGCTTATCCCCAAGGACCTGCCGTCGCTGGAGTCGCTGGGGCTGCCCGTGGAGCTCATCCGGGCGACGCGCTACGCGCACGGCCTCGTCTTCATCACAGGCCCATCGGGCCACGGAAAGACGAGCACGCTGGCGGCCCTGGTGGAGATCCTCAACCGCGAGACGCGGCGGCACATCCTCACGGTGGAGGACCCCGTGGAGTTCGTGCACCCGCGCAAGCGAGGGCTGATCAGCCAGCGCGAGGTGGGGACGAACACCCGCTCCGTGGCGAGCGCGCTCAAGGCGGCCCTCCGCGAGGACGCGGATGTCATCGTCGTGGGCGAGCTGCGGGACGCGGAGACAGTGCGCCTGGCGCTTACCGCGAGCGAGACGGGCCGGCTGGTGCTCTGCACGATGAACACTCCGAACTCGGCGAAGACGCTGAGGCGGATCATCGACCAGTTCCCGGCCTCGGAGCAGGCGCAGGTGCGCTACACGCTGGGCTCCCACCTGCGGCTCATCGTCAGCCAGCGGCTGGTGCCCTCCGCCGCGGGCGGCAGCCTGGTGGCGGCGGCCGAGGTGCTCCCGGGCTCGGTGGGGTTGAGCCACCTCATCCACGACGACGCGCTGTCCCAGCTCCCCGCGCTCATGCAGCGCGCCCGGGAGCAGGGGGCCGTCCGCCTGGAGGCCGCGCTGGCGGAGCTGGTCCGCTCCCGGAAGACGACGCTGGAGATCGCCCGGGACTACGCGGAGAGCCCCGAGGTGCTCGAGGCGCTGGTGTCGGGCACCGCGCCGGAGCTGCCACCCGAGCCGGGCTCGGGCGGACGGAAGCTGGCGCCGCTGATGGACCGCAAGAGCGCGTGA
- a CDS encoding type IV pilus twitching motility protein PilT, which yields MSARISPLFDALLAEKGSDLHLSIGYPPLGRIRGKLTPLREAPLTASELEGMLLELATPEQKLQITEELDLDFAYTYGTKARFRANYFYKTTGLAAVFRCIPSKVQSLEELSAPEVMRQLAERRGGLVLVTGPAGSGKTTTLAAMLHHLNQTRYASLLTLEDPVEFVHEPAKAQVTHREIGPHAPSFAAGLRSAAREDVDVVLVSDLSAPDAIREALQLASSGVLVLASMYALSVQSALERLLHAFPEQEQGRIRGLLADSLAGVLSQQLVRAADSKGRVLALEVLLGGGSVAAMIRQGQEAQLAELMRAAQTKGMQTLDQHLERLVSANAITPEAALEKAQDREAFALTLQRLRPGFELPEDVRA from the coding sequence ATGAGCGCACGCATCTCTCCCCTGTTCGACGCGCTCCTCGCCGAGAAGGGGAGCGATCTGCACCTGAGCATCGGCTACCCGCCGCTGGGGCGGATCCGCGGCAAGCTGACGCCCCTGCGCGAGGCCCCGCTCACCGCCTCCGAGCTGGAGGGGATGCTGCTGGAGCTGGCCACGCCCGAGCAGAAGCTGCAGATCACCGAGGAGCTGGACCTGGACTTCGCCTACACGTACGGGACGAAGGCCCGGTTCCGCGCCAACTACTTCTACAAGACGACGGGGCTGGCGGCCGTCTTCCGCTGCATCCCAAGCAAGGTGCAGTCCCTGGAGGAGCTGAGCGCGCCGGAGGTGATGCGGCAGCTGGCGGAGCGGCGGGGCGGGCTGGTGCTCGTCACGGGCCCCGCGGGCAGCGGGAAGACCACCACCCTGGCGGCGATGCTGCATCACCTCAACCAGACGCGGTACGCGAGCCTCCTCACGCTCGAGGATCCGGTGGAGTTTGTGCACGAGCCGGCGAAGGCGCAGGTGACGCACCGGGAGATCGGTCCGCACGCGCCCAGCTTCGCCGCGGGCCTGCGCTCAGCGGCACGCGAGGACGTGGACGTGGTGCTGGTGAGCGACCTGAGCGCGCCGGACGCCATCCGGGAGGCGCTGCAGCTGGCGAGCTCCGGCGTGCTGGTGCTGGCCTCGATGTACGCGCTGAGCGTGCAGAGCGCCCTGGAGCGCCTCCTCCACGCGTTCCCGGAGCAGGAGCAGGGGCGGATCCGCGGACTGCTGGCGGACAGCCTGGCAGGCGTGCTCTCGCAGCAGCTCGTCCGGGCCGCGGACAGCAAGGGCCGGGTGCTGGCACTGGAGGTGCTCCTGGGAGGCGGCTCCGTGGCGGCGATGATCCGCCAGGGCCAGGAGGCCCAGCTCGCCGAGCTGATGCGGGCGGCCCAGACCAAGGGGATGCAGACGCTGGACCAGCACCTGGAGCGGCTGGTGTCGGCCAACGCCATCACCCCCGAGGCGGCGCTGGAGAAGGCACAAGACCGCGAGGCCTTTGCCCTCACGCTGCAGCGCCTGCGGCCGGGCTTCGAGCTGCCCGAGGACGTCCGGGCCTAA
- a CDS encoding alpha/beta hydrolase, with product MRTTRRAFLGQPLAGLGGLFLSACAHNNARSSSSRRAIILVHGSWHGAWCYSSIIPLLAAKGISGFALDLPGHGLLARFPQVYLQRPSDPSQFREAFSKEPSPLADITLAQYVDSITTAIDQLLAAGYGPLTLLGHSMGGVPITAAAEQRASKLQKLIYLTAYMPVAGKIALHEDYRDTSSLVAKIFEKSGNDSSKLKVSRFDPRSPDRDFVKLVKDAFYGDVRDDQAEAAVNLLTPDDPLLPLLEPTGATRERWGRIPRSYIRCLQDRALTPKVQDRIIADADTFASNATEVRDLNTSHSPFLSKPQELADLIATLAA from the coding sequence GTGAGAACAACGAGAAGAGCTTTCCTGGGCCAACCGCTCGCCGGACTCGGCGGCTTGTTTCTGAGCGCCTGTGCCCACAACAACGCGCGCTCCTCCTCCAGCCGGCGAGCGATCATCCTCGTGCACGGCTCCTGGCATGGCGCCTGGTGCTATTCGAGCATCATCCCGCTGTTGGCGGCCAAGGGGATCTCCGGCTTCGCGTTGGATCTGCCAGGCCACGGGCTCCTGGCCCGCTTCCCGCAGGTCTATCTCCAGCGTCCCTCGGACCCTTCCCAGTTCCGCGAGGCTTTCTCGAAAGAGCCTTCGCCTCTGGCCGACATCACCTTGGCGCAATACGTCGACAGCATCACCACTGCGATCGACCAGCTGCTTGCCGCGGGCTACGGCCCGCTCACCTTGTTGGGTCACAGCATGGGAGGCGTTCCGATCACCGCTGCGGCCGAGCAGCGTGCCTCCAAGCTCCAGAAGTTGATCTACCTGACGGCGTACATGCCCGTTGCGGGGAAGATCGCCCTCCACGAGGACTATCGAGACACGAGCAGTCTGGTGGCAAAGATTTTCGAGAAGAGCGGCAACGACTCCAGCAAGCTGAAAGTGTCTCGCTTCGATCCGCGCAGCCCGGACCGCGACTTCGTGAAGCTCGTCAAAGACGCCTTCTACGGTGACGTGCGAGACGATCAGGCGGAAGCGGCGGTCAACCTGCTCACACCGGATGATCCCTTGCTACCGCTCCTGGAGCCCACGGGTGCTACCCGGGAGCGCTGGGGCAGGATCCCGCGCAGCTACATCCGATGCCTGCAGGATCGGGCGCTCACTCCCAAGGTCCAGGATCGCATCATCGCGGATGCCGACACCTTCGCCTCAAATGCCACGGAGGTTCGGGACCTCAACACCAGCCACTCGCCTTTCCTCTCCAAGCCCCAGGAACTTGCGGACCTGATCGCGACGCTGGCCGCCTGA
- a CDS encoding TonB-dependent receptor, with protein MAECGSGWRLGAIFGLCWLLLAGSAEATPPDTEAEAPAAESSTADEPVVAQGTVVTATRLPRPVRDVPATVTVIPRSEIDRSPTLTQDSLLRTLPSAATFRRTSSLVSDPTAQGLNLRGLAPSGVSRSLVLVDGLPANDPFGGWVYWRALPRLGLERIEVVPSGGSALYGSAALGGVVQLFSRPITGPSLEADAAYGLLGTGQLAARGSERWGPVGAALETELLTTEGHSVVAPGQRGAIDQRAPSNHATLNGRVEVEASPSLHLGARLGLFRENQNGGTTFTTARAESALLGANARLSTEAAGNFELLLFGRRVSFEQRRARVASDRSSEVLAAIQDVPAEEEGGSLVWTSPTWALGGSHVLGAGVDLRRVSGTSDERLFPPTASPTSTALRRTGGAQRFSGLFVQDLYTVTPAVELMAALRWDTWRNVEGTRRVEQANGAAETTTFEDRSEQQLSPRLGVRVSPREWLTLRASGYRAFRAPTLNELYRPFQVGTVLTSANEALRAERLVGGEAGFETLPFPGMTARVTGFWNELEEPITNVTLEAPLPDGSQRQRQNLGRARVRGLEAGVDWRVSRQWTALLAYTFVDSEVREAPGALELVGKQLAQDPAHRGTAIVTFHEPSLLTATVQLRVTGPQFEDDLNERGMGGYAVVDAFVSRQLVQRLELFAAVENLFNRRYLVGRAGIDTIGQPLMLRVGLRLRSAP; from the coding sequence ATGGCTGAATGCGGCAGTGGATGGCGGCTCGGCGCCATTTTCGGACTGTGCTGGCTGCTCCTGGCCGGAAGCGCCGAGGCCACCCCACCCGACACCGAAGCGGAAGCCCCCGCCGCCGAGAGTTCCACGGCCGACGAGCCCGTGGTCGCCCAGGGCACCGTCGTCACCGCCACGCGGCTGCCACGGCCCGTGCGCGATGTGCCCGCGACCGTCACCGTCATCCCTCGCTCCGAGATCGACCGCAGCCCCACGCTGACCCAGGACAGCCTGCTCCGCACCTTGCCCTCGGCCGCCACGTTCCGCAGGACCTCGAGCCTCGTGTCCGATCCCACCGCCCAAGGCCTCAACCTGCGCGGGCTGGCACCTTCCGGTGTGTCTCGCAGCCTGGTGCTCGTGGACGGGCTGCCCGCGAATGATCCCTTCGGCGGCTGGGTGTACTGGCGCGCCCTGCCCCGCCTGGGACTGGAGCGCATCGAAGTCGTTCCCAGCGGCGGCTCGGCGCTCTATGGCAGCGCGGCGCTTGGCGGCGTGGTCCAGCTCTTCTCCCGTCCGATTACCGGTCCCAGCCTCGAGGCAGACGCCGCCTATGGCTTGCTTGGCACGGGACAACTGGCGGCTCGTGGTTCGGAACGCTGGGGCCCCGTGGGTGCGGCCCTCGAAACCGAGTTGCTCACCACTGAGGGCCATTCGGTCGTTGCTCCTGGTCAGCGTGGCGCTATCGATCAGCGGGCTCCCAGCAACCACGCCACCTTGAATGGCCGCGTGGAAGTGGAAGCCAGTCCCTCGCTCCACCTGGGCGCTCGCCTGGGCCTCTTCCGCGAGAACCAGAACGGGGGTACCACCTTCACCACCGCTCGTGCGGAGTCCGCTCTCCTCGGAGCCAACGCCCGGCTTTCCACGGAGGCGGCTGGGAACTTCGAACTCCTCCTCTTTGGCCGCAGGGTGAGCTTTGAGCAGCGCCGCGCTCGCGTTGCCTCGGATCGCTCGTCCGAGGTGCTCGCGGCCATCCAGGACGTCCCAGCGGAGGAGGAGGGAGGCTCTCTCGTGTGGACGAGCCCCACGTGGGCACTCGGCGGCTCGCACGTGCTCGGAGCAGGCGTGGATCTGAGGAGGGTCTCAGGCACGTCGGACGAGCGGCTCTTTCCGCCCACGGCCAGCCCCACGTCCACGGCCCTCCGCCGCACGGGCGGGGCGCAGCGCTTCAGCGGTCTCTTCGTGCAGGACCTCTACACCGTGACGCCCGCCGTAGAGCTGATGGCGGCGCTCCGCTGGGACACCTGGCGCAACGTGGAGGGCACTCGCCGGGTCGAGCAGGCCAATGGCGCGGCCGAGACCACCACCTTCGAGGACCGCAGCGAGCAGCAGCTCAGCCCTCGCCTGGGCGTGCGCGTCAGTCCTCGGGAGTGGCTCACCCTGCGAGCCTCGGGCTACCGCGCCTTCCGTGCGCCCACCCTCAATGAGCTTTACCGCCCCTTCCAGGTCGGCACCGTGCTCACCTCCGCCAATGAGGCCCTGCGCGCTGAGCGGCTCGTGGGCGGCGAGGCGGGCTTCGAGACCCTGCCCTTTCCCGGGATGACCGCTCGGGTGACGGGCTTCTGGAACGAGTTGGAAGAGCCCATCACCAACGTCACCCTGGAAGCACCGCTGCCCGATGGCTCGCAGCGCCAGCGCCAGAACCTGGGCCGCGCGCGCGTGCGAGGCCTGGAGGCCGGCGTGGACTGGCGCGTGTCACGCCAGTGGACGGCGCTGCTCGCGTATACCTTCGTAGACTCAGAAGTCCGTGAGGCCCCGGGTGCCCTGGAGCTCGTGGGAAAACAGCTCGCGCAGGATCCGGCGCACCGGGGCACCGCCATCGTCACCTTCCACGAGCCCTCGCTCCTCACCGCCACGGTGCAACTGCGTGTCACCGGCCCCCAGTTCGAGGACGATCTCAATGAGCGCGGCATGGGTGGCTATGCCGTGGTCGATGCCTTCGTGAGCCGTCAGCTCGTTCAAAGGCTGGAGCTCTTCGCCGCCGTGGAGAACCTCTTCAACCGGCGCTACCTCGTCGGCCGCGCGGGAATCGACACCATTGGCCAACCCCTGATGCTGCGCGTGGGCTTGCGTCTGCGCTCGGCCCCGTGA